The Streptococcus sp. S5 genome contains a region encoding:
- a CDS encoding ABC transporter permease, translating to MINSIVSQGLIWAILGLGIFMTFRILDFPDMTTEGSFPLGGAVAVTLITKGVNPLLATLAAIGAGCLAGLATGLLYTKGRIPTLLSGILVMTSCNSVILFVMQRANLGLLGYKKIQEFLPFASGFNEILIGLIFVTLVILGLIFFLDTRLGQAYIATGDNPDMAKSFGINTDRMELMGLVISNGIIALSGALMAQQEGYADASRGIGVIVIGLASLIIGEVLFSNVTLTERLLSIAIGSIAYQFLIWAVIALGINTSYIRIFSALILAICLMIPTFKGKIMKGAKLSK from the coding sequence ATGATTAATTCAATTGTTTCACAAGGTTTGATTTGGGCCATTTTAGGGTTAGGAATCTTTATGACCTTCCGAATTCTAGATTTTCCAGATATGACGACAGAAGGTTCTTTCCCGCTTGGAGGAGCGGTGGCGGTGACCTTGATTACCAAAGGGGTCAATCCACTACTTGCGACGCTGGCTGCTATTGGAGCAGGGTGCTTGGCAGGACTTGCGACGGGTCTTCTCTACACAAAAGGAAGAATCCCGACACTCTTGTCAGGGATCCTTGTAATGACGTCTTGTAACTCGGTTATTCTCTTTGTCATGCAGCGGGCTAATTTGGGACTTCTGGGCTATAAAAAAATTCAGGAATTTCTTCCTTTTGCCAGTGGGTTCAATGAGATTCTGATTGGCTTGATTTTCGTCACGCTTGTGATCCTTGGTTTGATCTTCTTCTTGGATACACGCTTGGGGCAAGCCTATATTGCGACAGGGGACAATCCAGATATGGCCAAGAGCTTTGGGATCAACACAGACCGGATGGAATTGATGGGCTTGGTCATTTCAAATGGGATTATTGCTCTTTCTGGTGCACTGATGGCCCAGCAAGAAGGCTATGCGGATGCTTCACGCGGGATTGGTGTCATCGTTATTGGGCTTGCCAGCCTCATTATTGGAGAGGTTCTCTTTTCAAATGTCACCTTGACAGAGCGCTTGCTCAGTATTGCGATCGGATCGATCGCCTACCAATTTTTGATTTGGGCCGTGATTGCGCTTGGTATCAATACCAGCTATATTCGAATCTTCAGTGCCTTGATCTTGGCTATCTGCCTGATGATTCCAACCTTTAAGGGAAAAATCATGAAAGGAGCGAAACTCAGTAAATGA